One window of the Lactococcus lactis genome contains the following:
- a CDS encoding shikimate dehydrogenase: protein MNINGYTRMAAVVANPIKHSLSPFIHNLAFDLTNENGVYLAWEVEAEKLPAIVDNVRTLDMYGLNISMPYKTEIIPFMDELSPAAELIGAVNTVVNQSGKLIGHNTDGIGFFNSLEKYHFNIQNKQMLILGGGGAAIAIIAQAALSGAKKIVVAARKSASYIPLKEKLEKLSVKTGIEILLTDLSEADRLQKELKQTDLLVNATSVGMDGESLPLEKSLVLPEKLLVVDAIYKVRETPFLRWAKGQGAQTENGLGMLIGQAAESFYLWTGKKMPVAEITLEMEKEA from the coding sequence ATGAACATTAACGGCTACACTCGTATGGCTGCTGTTGTAGCAAACCCAATTAAACACAGCTTGTCACCATTTATTCATAATCTGGCTTTTGATTTAACGAATGAAAATGGTGTTTATTTAGCATGGGAAGTTGAGGCTGAAAAATTGCCAGCTATTGTGGATAATGTTCGTACTTTGGACATGTATGGACTTAATATTTCAATGCCTTATAAAACAGAAATTATTCCATTTATGGATGAATTGAGTCCGGCAGCTGAATTAATTGGAGCTGTTAATACAGTAGTCAATCAATCAGGGAAATTAATTGGACACAATACAGATGGCATAGGATTTTTCAATAGTTTAGAAAAATATCATTTCAATATCCAAAATAAACAAATGCTTATTCTTGGTGGAGGGGGTGCAGCAATTGCAATTATTGCTCAGGCAGCTTTGTCTGGAGCTAAAAAAATTGTGGTCGCAGCAAGAAAATCGGCCTCATATATTCCGCTAAAAGAGAAGTTGGAAAAGCTGTCAGTAAAAACAGGGATTGAAATTTTACTGACAGACTTATCTGAAGCTGATAGATTACAAAAAGAGTTGAAACAGACCGACTTATTAGTAAATGCAACCTCAGTTGGAATGGATGGAGAATCTTTGCCGCTGGAAAAGAGCTTAGTTCTTCCTGAAAAACTTTTGGTGGTAGATGCTATTTATAAAGTTAGAGAAACACCATTTTTACGTTGGGCAAAAGGGCAAGGAGCTCAAACTGAAAATGGACTTGGCATGCTCATTGGACAGGCGGCGGAAAGCTTTTATTTATGGACAGGTAAAAAAATGCCTGTTGCAGAAATTACATTAGAAATGGAGAAAGAAGCATGA
- a CDS encoding lectin-like domain-containing protein, with translation MNNNDKYFKLTTSYLIKKINFCSKLILFIIIFTYSLSFHFLNDAFYKSVQADTTISQLVPDQSFDTGNHIYPPQSNQNSALWTNIGSAETVETSTFSVNLVNNKSKSAGYALFNGAIDMTQKVSFSGNFSLQANSSTDPFAAGDSLGFILTPKSTDFIANNLKSNLAADGTSNVVGKYLGIGGLSDSIFMGRDLYQNSDVDLDGSGTENAASNNVSIRQTNNLGELIKQAYPTTSVPNTGSTITENMKIDWQPSSTLTNDKNVTGELTYTISSENRGKATTLSEKITVARSMSLGIIGSTGGNFGRLTYSSTEDEFNAYKGTQSVQVNYLDQDTNQPITNFSPSIIKANVGDTIKVLGKQLRDIVDINTFSFLTPEIPGYIFVSAPPLVVANNDSENNVINVTYKKLPIGKAHFNYQYSSDVVDQSILLPTINDTEGEINEAVIMPELPNLPDNYYISKVVTTDGQQYATLKDAISGEKYKNQELHFTLIVSKVVVPTTSDNNSSKQSSTAERKNEQGKQTSKDSTTVDQPQEQETIKKEAIHKNEKPNSESNDTFKEVNKEIDSPLKLPLKMPTEISQMPQSSVVAINNEQSKYPNVSAHNLEIQVAGTAGIFAGGVVAIGTITGFNKFYKFLKIVKK, from the coding sequence TTGAACAATAACGACAAATATTTTAAGTTAACAACTTCTTATTTAATAAAGAAAATTAATTTTTGTTCAAAATTGATTCTTTTTATAATAATTTTCACTTATTCACTGTCATTCCATTTTTTAAATGATGCTTTCTACAAGAGTGTTCAGGCAGATACTACAATTTCTCAGCTAGTTCCAGATCAGAGTTTTGATACTGGAAACCATATCTATCCTCCGCAGTCGAATCAGAATTCGGCGTTATGGACAAATATAGGGTCAGCTGAGACTGTAGAAACGTCTACCTTTTCAGTGAATTTAGTAAATAATAAGTCTAAATCTGCTGGATATGCTTTATTTAATGGTGCGATTGATATGACTCAGAAAGTCAGCTTTTCGGGTAATTTTTCATTACAAGCTAATTCTAGTACAGACCCTTTTGCTGCTGGTGATTCTCTAGGATTTATCTTAACACCAAAATCTACAGATTTTATTGCAAATAATTTGAAATCAAATTTAGCTGCCGATGGGACTTCAAATGTTGTTGGAAAGTATTTGGGTATTGGTGGCCTGTCAGATTCAATCTTCATGGGTAGAGATCTATATCAAAACTCTGATGTAGATTTAGACGGATCTGGTACAGAAAACGCGGCATCTAACAATGTTTCAATTCGTCAGACAAATAATTTGGGGGAGTTAATTAAACAGGCTTATCCAACCACTTCAGTTCCAAATACTGGAAGTACAATTACTGAAAATATGAAAATAGACTGGCAGCCAAGTAGCACACTTACTAATGATAAGAATGTAACAGGGGAATTAACATATACAATCTCGTCAGAAAATAGGGGGAAAGCTACAACTCTTTCGGAAAAAATAACAGTTGCTCGTTCAATGTCACTGGGAATAATTGGCTCGACTGGAGGTAATTTTGGACGTTTGACCTATTCGAGTACAGAAGATGAGTTTAATGCTTATAAAGGAACGCAGAGTGTTCAGGTTAACTATCTTGATCAAGATACCAACCAACCAATAACAAATTTTTCCCCTTCCATTATAAAAGCTAATGTGGGAGATACAATTAAGGTGTTAGGTAAACAGCTCAGGGATATTGTTGATATAAATACCTTTTCTTTCCTTACGCCAGAAATACCCGGGTATATTTTTGTGTCTGCCCCTCCTTTAGTTGTGGCAAATAATGATTCGGAAAATAATGTAATTAATGTTACTTATAAGAAGCTTCCTATTGGAAAAGCACATTTTAATTATCAATATAGTTCTGATGTGGTAGACCAGTCGATTTTACTGCCAACAATTAATGATACTGAAGGTGAGATAAATGAAGCAGTTATTATGCCTGAACTCCCTAATTTACCGGACAATTACTATATTTCGAAAGTAGTGACAACTGATGGTCAGCAATATGCTACTTTAAAAGATGCAATCTCAGGTGAGAAATATAAAAATCAAGAGTTGCACTTTACACTCATCGTTTCAAAAGTTGTTGTACCTACCACAAGTGATAACAATTCAAGTAAGCAGAGTTCTACAGCAGAAAGAAAAAATGAACAAGGTAAACAAACTAGCAAGGATTCAACAACAGTAGATCAACCACAGGAACAAGAGACTATAAAAAAAGAAGCAATTCATAAAAACGAGAAACCTAATAGTGAATCAAATGATACCTTCAAAGAAGTAAACAAAGAGATTGATTCACCACTTAAACTGCCTTTAAAAATGCCTACAGAGATTTCCCAAATGCCTCAATCATCTGTTGTAGCAATAAATAACGAGCAGTCTAAATATCCAAACGTGTCTGCTCATAATTTGGAAATACAAGTGGCAGGAACAGCTGGAATATTTGCTGGCGGTGTAGTTGCTATTGGAACAATTACAGGATTTAATAAGTTTTATAAATTTTTGAAAATAGTAAAAAAATAA
- a CDS encoding HAD family hydrolase has product MTTFIWDLDGTLIDSYEVFLEALSESFANFNLPFDRETVYNFIKGQSVNALLKEQPVPFQEIKEDFTTNSTAKNDKVKLMVGAKAILDWTQKENIQNFIYTHKGKNAYDLLNQLEISPYFLEIVTSENGFKRKPHPEAINYLLEKYKLKPEETYYIGDRILDIEAAHNSGIQSINFLSAKNSQQINKLTDIIQIFEMK; this is encoded by the coding sequence ATGACGACATTTATTTGGGATTTAGATGGAACACTAATTGATAGCTATGAGGTGTTTTTAGAAGCCTTGTCCGAATCATTTGCAAACTTTAACCTACCATTTGACCGAGAAACAGTATATAATTTTATAAAAGGTCAGTCAGTCAATGCTTTACTAAAAGAACAACCCGTTCCTTTTCAAGAAATAAAAGAAGATTTCACGACAAATTCAACAGCTAAAAATGACAAAGTTAAATTAATGGTTGGTGCAAAAGCCATTTTAGATTGGACTCAAAAAGAAAATATTCAAAATTTCATTTATACTCACAAAGGGAAAAATGCTTATGATTTGCTTAATCAGCTGGAAATTTCCCCCTATTTTTTAGAAATAGTCACTTCTGAAAATGGATTTAAAAGAAAACCTCATCCTGAAGCAATCAATTATTTACTTGAGAAGTATAAATTAAAGCCTGAAGAAACCTATTATATTGGTGACCGAATCCTTGATATTGAAGCAGCCCATAATAGTGGCATTCAATCAATCAATTTTCTTTCAGCAAAAAATTCACAGCAAATTAATAAATTAACAGATATTATTCAAATTTTTGAAATGAAATAA
- a CDS encoding amino acid ABC transporter ATP-binding protein has protein sequence MGINTQIEVTDLHKSFGKNEVLKGITTKFEKGDVVCIIGPSGSGKSTFLRALNGLETATSGDIIIDGFNLTDKNTNLNLVRQNVGMVFQHFNLFPNMTVMQNITYAPVELKKMSKDDADKKAIQLLETVGLLDKKDAMPEMLSGGQKQRVAIARALAMNPDVMLFDEPTSALDPEMVGDVLAVMQKLAEEGMTMLIVTHEMGFARKVANRVIFTDGGVILEDGTPEELFDSPKHPRLQDFLSKVLNA, from the coding sequence ATGGGAATCAATACTCAAATCGAAGTCACTGATCTTCACAAATCTTTTGGAAAAAACGAAGTTCTAAAAGGAATTACAACAAAATTTGAAAAAGGTGATGTAGTCTGCATCATTGGCCCTTCAGGTTCTGGAAAATCAACTTTTCTTAGAGCTTTAAATGGGCTTGAAACAGCTACTTCTGGCGATATTATTATTGACGGATTTAACCTTACTGATAAAAATACAAATCTTAATCTTGTTCGTCAAAACGTTGGAATGGTTTTCCAACATTTCAACCTTTTCCCAAATATGACTGTGATGCAAAATATTACTTATGCTCCAGTTGAACTGAAAAAGATGTCAAAAGATGATGCAGATAAAAAAGCAATTCAACTTCTTGAAACAGTTGGCTTGTTAGATAAAAAAGATGCAATGCCTGAAATGCTTTCAGGAGGTCAAAAACAACGTGTTGCTATCGCCCGTGCCCTCGCAATGAATCCTGACGTTATGCTCTTTGACGAGCCAACCTCAGCACTTGACCCTGAAATGGTTGGTGATGTTCTAGCCGTTATGCAAAAATTGGCCGAAGAAGGAATGACAATGCTTATTGTTACTCACGAAATGGGCTTTGCACGTAAAGTTGCTAACCGTGTAATCTTTACGGATGGTGGAGTTATCTTGGAAGATGGTACACCAGAAGAACTCTTTGATAGCCCAAAACATCCCCGTTTACAAGACTTCTTATCAAAAGTTTTGAATGCATAA
- a CDS encoding VTT domain-containing protein, producing MFVQLSIFGFFNDWMANFAQMPNGHIWIYVVLGAIIFIETGLVIFPFLPGDSILFFVGSLAAMSNGKLSIGLLILVMGIIAFIANLLNYEIGRRFGDVIPKHKWLSRFLKPEYMEEAHQFFEKWGSWAIFLGRFMPIIRTIVPFTAGAGKMPHKKFIFFNFIGGFAWVIVALGAGYLFGGIPFVKKHFEIIMIAIVFVSLLPAIIGILKRVLGSRKEA from the coding sequence ATGTTTGTACAACTTTCGATTTTTGGTTTCTTTAATGACTGGATGGCTAATTTTGCCCAGATGCCTAATGGTCATATTTGGATATATGTTGTTTTAGGGGCGATTATTTTTATTGAAACAGGATTAGTGATTTTCCCCTTCTTGCCTGGGGATTCCATTTTATTTTTTGTTGGTTCTTTGGCAGCAATGTCAAACGGAAAATTATCTATTGGCTTATTGATTTTGGTGATGGGGATTATTGCCTTCATTGCTAATCTGTTGAATTATGAAATTGGTCGAAGATTTGGGGATGTCATTCCAAAACATAAATGGCTTTCTCGCTTCTTAAAACCAGAATATATGGAAGAAGCTCATCAATTTTTTGAAAAATGGGGTTCTTGGGCCATTTTCTTAGGGCGATTCATGCCAATCATTCGGACGATTGTTCCATTTACAGCTGGTGCTGGTAAAATGCCACATAAAAAGTTTATTTTCTTTAACTTCATCGGTGGTTTTGCTTGGGTTATTGTTGCCTTAGGTGCAGGCTATTTATTTGGTGGAATTCCTTTTGTTAAAAAACATTTTGAAATCATCATGATTGCCATTGTCTTTGTGTCACTACTACCGGCAATTATTGGCATTTTGAAACGCGTTCTTGGAAGTCGCAAGGAAGCTTAA
- a CDS encoding amino acid ABC transporter substrate-binding protein/permease codes for MKKLFFALAMMLATVTAFLVAPSVKAETTVKIASDSSYAPFEFQNGQKKWVGIDVDIMQEVAKINDWKLEMSYPGFDAALQNLKAGQVDGVIAGMTITDERKETFDFSNPYYTSALTIATTKDSKLSDYSDLKGKAVGAKNGTAAQTWLQENQKKYGYTIKTYSDGVHMFAALSSGNIAGAMDEVPVISYAMKQGQDLAMNFPSISLPGGYGFAVMKGKNSTLVDGFNKALAEIKSNGDYDKILKKYGITATKKATPKKDVYTIASDNSFAPFEFQNDDKQFTGIDVDLLNAIAKNQGFKLKWNFIGFQAAVDSVQSGHADGMMSGMSITDARKQVFDYGSPYYSSNLTIATSSTDDSIKSWKDLKGKTLGAKNGTASFDYLNAHAKEYGYTVKTFTDATTMYSSLNNGSINALMDDEPVIKYAIKQGQKFATPIKPIPDGQYGFAVKKGSNPELIEMFNNGLANLRANGEYDKIIDKYLASDAKTIQSSAKENTFFGILQNNWEQIGRGLLVTLELAILSFILAMIVGIIFGLFSVAPSKILRTIARIYVDLNRSIPLLVLTIFIFYGIPNLLQIITGHQSPLNEFTAGVIALTLNSSAYIAEIVRSGVQAVPSGQMEASRSLGVTYLTSMRKVILPQAIKITIPSLINQFIITLKDTTLVSVIGLVELLQTGQIIVARNFQAFRVYGLIGLVYMIVLLFLMWIGRRVEKRMK; via the coding sequence ATGAAGAAATTATTTTTCGCTCTGGCAATGATGCTTGCCACTGTTACAGCTTTCCTAGTCGCACCTTCGGTTAAGGCCGAGACAACTGTAAAAATTGCATCCGATAGCTCATACGCTCCATTTGAATTTCAAAATGGTCAGAAAAAATGGGTAGGGATTGATGTTGATATCATGCAAGAAGTTGCTAAAATCAATGACTGGAAATTAGAAATGTCATATCCTGGTTTTGATGCAGCTCTCCAAAACCTTAAAGCTGGACAAGTAGATGGTGTAATTGCAGGAATGACAATCACTGATGAACGTAAAGAGACTTTTGATTTTTCAAATCCTTACTATACATCAGCATTAACCATTGCTACAACTAAAGACTCTAAACTTTCTGATTACAGTGATCTTAAAGGTAAAGCAGTTGGAGCAAAAAATGGGACTGCTGCACAAACATGGCTTCAAGAAAATCAAAAGAAATATGGTTACACAATCAAAACCTATTCTGACGGTGTTCATATGTTTGCCGCTCTAAGCTCTGGTAATATTGCTGGAGCAATGGACGAAGTTCCAGTTATTTCTTACGCTATGAAACAAGGGCAAGATTTAGCAATGAACTTCCCATCAATCTCCCTTCCAGGAGGCTATGGTTTTGCCGTAATGAAAGGCAAAAATTCAACGCTCGTCGATGGTTTCAATAAAGCACTCGCTGAAATTAAATCAAACGGAGATTATGATAAAATCCTCAAAAAGTATGGGATTACTGCCACTAAAAAAGCAACACCTAAAAAAGATGTTTACACCATTGCTTCAGATAATAGCTTCGCTCCATTTGAATTCCAAAATGATGATAAACAATTCACTGGTATCGACGTTGACTTGCTTAACGCTATTGCTAAAAACCAAGGTTTCAAACTAAAATGGAATTTCATTGGTTTCCAAGCAGCTGTTGACTCTGTTCAATCTGGACATGCTGACGGAATGATGTCAGGAATGTCAATCACTGATGCTCGTAAACAAGTTTTCGATTATGGTAGTCCTTACTATTCTTCAAACTTAACTATTGCCACATCAAGTACAGATGACTCTATCAAGTCATGGAAAGACCTTAAAGGTAAAACACTTGGTGCTAAAAACGGAACTGCTTCTTTTGATTATCTTAATGCCCATGCAAAAGAATATGGCTACACTGTAAAAACTTTCACTGATGCAACAACCATGTATTCATCATTGAATAACGGTTCTATCAATGCTCTAATGGATGACGAACCCGTCATTAAATACGCCATTAAACAAGGGCAAAAATTTGCCACTCCAATTAAACCAATTCCTGATGGACAATATGGATTTGCTGTTAAAAAAGGAAGCAATCCAGAGTTGATTGAAATGTTTAACAATGGTTTAGCAAATCTCCGTGCCAATGGTGAATATGATAAAATCATTGATAAATATTTAGCGAGTGATGCTAAAACAATCCAATCAAGTGCAAAAGAAAATACTTTCTTTGGTATTTTACAAAATAACTGGGAACAAATTGGCCGTGGTCTACTCGTTACTCTTGAACTTGCCATTCTCTCATTTATCTTAGCAATGATCGTCGGAATTATCTTTGGACTCTTCTCAGTAGCTCCAAGCAAGATTCTACGTACAATTGCACGCATCTATGTTGACCTTAACCGTTCAATTCCGCTCTTAGTATTAACAATCTTTATCTTCTACGGAATTCCTAACCTGTTACAAATCATTACGGGTCATCAATCACCACTTAATGAATTTACAGCGGGTGTTATCGCCCTTACTTTGAACTCTTCTGCTTATATTGCAGAAATCGTTCGTTCTGGTGTTCAAGCTGTACCTTCTGGACAAATGGAAGCCAGTCGTTCACTCGGTGTGACTTACCTGACATCAATGCGCAAGGTTATCTTACCTCAAGCCATTAAAATTACAATCCCTAGTTTGATTAACCAATTCATCATCACATTGAAAGATACAACATTAGTTTCAGTTATCGGACTTGTTGAATTGCTCCAAACAGGTCAAATTATCGTGGCACGTAACTTCCAAGCCTTCCGTGTTTATGGATTAATTGGTTTAGTTTACATGATTGTCCTCCTCTTCTTGATGTGGATTGGACGTCGCGTAGAAAAAAGAATGAAATAA
- the aroC gene encoding chorismate synthase, producing the protein MRYFTAGESHGPRLTAIIEGVPAGLSLSAEDINIELKRRQGGYGRGGRMKIESDQVEITSGVRHGKTIGSPITLNVTNRDFKNWEQIMAAQDVEDKIKKQRRLTKPRPGHADLVGGMKYEFEDLRNVLERSSARETTMRVAVGAVAKKLLHELEIEIANHVVNFGGREITSPENLSVQEIRQTAGLSDLSIFDESQAEELRNYIDQIKKAGDTIGGIIETRVEGVPAGLGSYVQYDRKLDAKIAAAVVSINAFKGVEFGLGFEAGKRPGSQVMDEIIWSEDKGYTRSSNQLGGFEGGMTNGEQVIVRGVMKPIPTLYKPLMSIDTESHEPYKASVERSDPTALPAAGVVMENVVATVVAQEICDKFNSDTMNELRDAVASYKKRLSEY; encoded by the coding sequence ATGCGTTATTTTACAGCGGGAGAATCTCACGGCCCAAGACTTACAGCAATTATTGAAGGAGTGCCAGCCGGTCTCTCATTGTCAGCAGAAGATATTAATATTGAACTTAAACGTCGTCAAGGCGGCTATGGTCGTGGCGGACGGATGAAAATTGAGTCTGACCAAGTTGAAATTACTTCAGGCGTTCGACACGGAAAAACAATTGGTAGCCCGATTACACTTAATGTTACAAACCGTGATTTCAAGAATTGGGAACAGATTATGGCAGCCCAAGATGTTGAAGATAAAATTAAAAAGCAACGTCGTTTGACCAAACCACGCCCAGGACATGCCGATTTAGTTGGCGGAATGAAATATGAATTTGAAGATTTACGAAATGTTTTAGAACGTTCGTCAGCGCGTGAAACAACAATGCGTGTTGCGGTTGGAGCTGTGGCAAAAAAACTACTTCACGAATTAGAAATTGAAATAGCTAATCATGTCGTAAATTTTGGCGGACGAGAAATTACAAGTCCAGAAAATTTAAGTGTTCAAGAGATTCGTCAGACAGCTGGCCTTAGCGATTTGTCTATTTTTGATGAGAGTCAAGCAGAAGAATTACGCAATTACATCGACCAAATAAAAAAAGCTGGAGATACAATTGGTGGAATAATTGAAACCAGAGTAGAAGGAGTTCCGGCAGGTCTTGGTTCTTATGTCCAATATGACAGAAAGTTGGATGCAAAAATTGCTGCTGCGGTTGTTTCTATCAATGCCTTCAAAGGAGTTGAATTTGGACTTGGATTTGAAGCAGGAAAACGACCGGGAAGTCAAGTGATGGATGAAATCATCTGGTCTGAGGATAAAGGCTACACTCGTTCAAGTAATCAGTTAGGCGGTTTTGAGGGAGGAATGACAAATGGTGAACAAGTCATCGTCCGTGGAGTCATGAAACCTATTCCAACATTGTATAAACCCTTGATGTCTATTGATACCGAAAGCCATGAACCCTACAAAGCAAGTGTAGAACGTTCTGACCCAACCGCTCTTCCAGCAGCAGGAGTTGTGATGGAAAATGTAGTAGCAACGGTAGTCGCTCAAGAAATCTGTGATAAATTTAATTCAGATACAATGAATGAACTAAGAGACGCTGTAGCCAGTTACAAAAAGCGCTTGTCAGAATATTAA
- the aroB gene encoding 3-dehydroquinate synthase, protein MKLNVNLPEHPYDVIIENGALANIGTWVSSLWKKQKIVLISDNHVNGLYGQKVVDQLEKVGFEVATFEFPEGEASKNLLTAENAWNFCAEFGLTRSDGIIALGGGVTGDLAGFVASTYMRGIHFLQIPTSLTAQVDSSIGGKTGINSKMAKNMIGTFTQPDGVLIDPEVLQTLGQREFREGLGEVIKCALIADKDLWNLLTDLSADDLVKKLDKIEEIIYRSCEVKRKVVVDDELDNGVRLYLNFGHTIGHAVENTAGYGKVMHGEAVAIGMVQISKIAELKGLMPKGITDQIRKMVKKFGLPDEYQPWDEELLFKALTHDKKARGRIIKTVIVPEIGTAKINEVTFEEMKDYLKK, encoded by the coding sequence ATGAAATTAAATGTGAATTTACCAGAACATCCCTATGATGTCATCATCGAAAATGGGGCCTTGGCTAATATTGGAACTTGGGTTTCTTCATTGTGGAAGAAGCAAAAAATTGTTTTGATTTCTGATAATCATGTCAATGGACTTTATGGTCAAAAAGTTGTTGACCAACTTGAAAAAGTAGGTTTTGAAGTGGCAACTTTTGAATTTCCGGAAGGAGAAGCTAGTAAAAATTTACTGACAGCCGAAAATGCTTGGAACTTTTGTGCCGAATTTGGATTGACTCGTTCTGACGGAATTATTGCACTCGGTGGTGGAGTAACAGGTGATTTAGCTGGTTTTGTAGCCTCTACTTACATGCGTGGCATCCATTTCTTACAAATTCCAACAAGTTTGACCGCCCAAGTGGATAGTTCTATTGGTGGGAAAACAGGAATTAATTCCAAAATGGCTAAAAATATGATTGGGACTTTTACACAGCCTGACGGCGTGTTAATTGACCCAGAAGTTCTGCAAACGCTCGGTCAAAGAGAATTCCGTGAAGGACTGGGGGAGGTCATCAAGTGCGCCCTAATTGCTGACAAAGACCTCTGGAATTTACTGACAGACTTGTCAGCGGATGATTTGGTAAAAAAGCTTGATAAGATTGAAGAAATTATCTATCGGTCTTGTGAAGTAAAACGAAAAGTGGTTGTTGATGATGAATTAGACAATGGTGTACGGCTCTATTTGAACTTTGGTCATACAATTGGACATGCTGTTGAAAATACTGCAGGCTATGGCAAAGTGATGCATGGAGAAGCAGTTGCTATTGGAATGGTTCAAATCAGTAAAATTGCCGAACTCAAAGGTCTTATGCCCAAAGGGATTACTGACCAGATCCGAAAGATGGTCAAAAAATTTGGTTTACCTGACGAATATCAACCTTGGGATGAAGAGCTTTTGTTTAAAGCATTAACTCATGATAAAAAAGCACGAGGAAGAATCATCAAAACCGTTATTGTTCCTGAAATTGGCACCGCTAAAATTAATGAAGTGACTTTTGAAGAAATGAAAGACTATCTCAAAAAATAA
- a CDS encoding DUF1054 domain-containing protein yields the protein MFTQKSFEIFKIEGLEPRMTEIRSEIQPVFSEIGQKLLTELSVKIPNQEFYFHIAQHRRRTANAPENTWSAISTKVRGYKMEAHFQLGIWEDYVFIYLSMIDQPKKQKEYANLLTNLSVEKLLTEDYVISKDHTKAETYPLSAFREAAERLGKVKKSELEIGRVWPKERFNGKEDSIILAEMIETIDQLLPIYQKLMEV from the coding sequence ATGTTTACTCAAAAATCATTTGAAATTTTTAAAATAGAAGGTTTAGAACCAAGAATGACTGAGATTCGTTCTGAAATTCAACCTGTTTTTTCTGAAATTGGTCAAAAGTTACTGACAGAGCTGTCAGTAAAAATTCCAAATCAAGAATTTTACTTTCACATCGCTCAACATCGCAGAAGAACAGCAAATGCGCCTGAAAATACTTGGTCAGCAATTTCCACAAAAGTCCGTGGTTATAAAATGGAAGCCCATTTTCAATTAGGAATTTGGGAAGATTACGTTTTTATTTATTTATCAATGATAGACCAGCCTAAAAAGCAAAAAGAATACGCCAACTTACTGACAAATCTGTCAGTAGAAAAGTTACTGACAGAAGATTACGTAATCTCAAAGGACCATACAAAAGCAGAAACTTATCCCTTGTCAGCATTTAGAGAAGCCGCTGAACGCTTAGGAAAAGTAAAAAAATCTGAATTGGAAATTGGACGGGTTTGGCCTAAAGAAAGATTTAACGGCAAAGAGGACTCAATAATTCTAGCGGAAATGATAGAAACAATTGACCAACTCCTACCGATTTATCAAAAATTAATGGAGGTCTAA
- a CDS encoding DMT family transporter, producing the protein MYIYLAFALVGGFLLANQNPINADLRKIVGSPFLASGISNFVGSIFLGIITLVTSQTLFPSFQFVGSHPAWIWIGGVLGGIFLTSNVLLFPRLGAVQTVILPILGQILMGTLIDSFGWFHAMQLPMTLMRFLGIIITLAGVIVAVVLPNLKEKEAETNQTNLLGWRIWAVIVGAMSAAQQAINGRLGVLLENTAQAAFVSFFIGFLAIFIVSLFIDHRLPKISELKKAKPWNGIGGFLGASFVFATVVAVPQIGAGLTIMMGLIGQILGSMLVQQFGWWRSSKYGIQIWQIVGILIMLTGIIFIKFL; encoded by the coding sequence ATGTATATTTACCTAGCTTTTGCTTTAGTTGGCGGTTTTTTACTTGCTAATCAAAATCCAATCAATGCAGATTTACGAAAAATTGTTGGCTCACCATTTTTAGCCTCTGGAATTTCCAACTTTGTTGGTTCGATTTTTTTAGGAATCATCACTCTAGTGACAAGTCAAACACTTTTTCCTAGTTTTCAATTTGTTGGCTCACACCCAGCATGGATATGGATTGGTGGAGTTCTTGGTGGGATTTTCCTAACGTCTAATGTTTTACTTTTTCCAAGATTAGGAGCTGTCCAAACAGTGATTTTACCTATTTTGGGTCAAATATTGATGGGGACACTTATTGATTCATTTGGCTGGTTTCATGCCATGCAACTTCCGATGACTCTGATGCGCTTTTTGGGAATTATTATTACTTTAGCTGGTGTTATTGTCGCGGTTGTTCTTCCTAATTTAAAAGAAAAAGAAGCAGAAACGAACCAAACTAACTTACTAGGCTGGCGGATATGGGCGGTCATCGTTGGGGCAATGTCAGCTGCTCAACAAGCAATTAATGGCCGATTGGGAGTTTTACTTGAAAATACTGCACAAGCAGCCTTTGTTTCGTTCTTCATTGGATTTTTAGCTATTTTTATCGTGTCTCTTTTTATTGACCACCGTTTGCCAAAAATTTCAGAATTAAAAAAAGCAAAACCTTGGAATGGAATTGGTGGATTTTTAGGAGCCTCATTTGTTTTTGCAACAGTCGTTGCTGTTCCGCAAATTGGTGCAGGGCTGACAATTATGATGGGCTTGATTGGACAAATTTTAGGCAGTATGTTGGTTCAACAATTTGGTTGGTGGCGCTCAAGTAAATATGGCATTCAAATTTGGCAAATTGTTGGGATTCTAATTATGCTGACCGGAATAATATTCATTAAATTTTTATAA